The Sinomonas sp. P10A9 genome contains the following window.
GCCCTGCTGGAGCGCGGCCGCGGAGAGGATGCAGAAGCTCGTCACGCGGCTTGCCGCGTAGACGGCGAGGACCTGGACCCACCACGGGAGCTCCTTGAACCTGCCCGCGGCCCCGCGCACCCATCTTCCGAGCGCAGCGTGAAGCCCGGTCGGGCGGACTTCCTGGGGCACGCGCTCCGTATCAGCCGTCATGCACCGCACCGTCCGCGCCTCCGGGGCGGATGCCAGAGGCCCTCGTCGACTTCAGCTGGGCCGTCAAGGCCTCGATGAGAGCCGCCTGGACGCCGATCCGGTCCCGCAGCCTGACGAGCACCTGATCGACCTGGTCCATACGGTAGCCGCGGAACGCGAGCGCGAAGCGGATCGCGTCGATGTCCTCCGGATTGGGGTGTTCGGGCAGGAGCACCGGCGCCAGGTCGGCGGGCGGCTCGGCCAGGCCCTCGGGCTGGTTGCCGCGCGAGGAACCGCGCGCGACGTCGACGGCGAACCATGCGAGGCCGCCCGCGAGGAGGATCGCGAGGAAGACGAGGAAGAAGCTCACGCGCCCTCCGCGCTGCCGGGCTCGTCCTCGGGCCACCCCTCGTCGTCGACCTCAGCACTCCCGAACATGCCGCCGCGGCGCTCGGTCTCGCCCAGACCCGCGAGAACGCGTCGCACGGCCTCGTGCGGGTCATCGACGATCGCGATGAGGTCGACGTCGGACTCGGAGATCATGCCCTCGCCCACGAGCGTCCCACGGATCCAGTCCACAAGCGGGCTCCAGAACGCCGATCCGACGAGCACGATGGGAAACTGCGTCACCTTGCCGGTCTGGACGAGCACCATGGCCTCGAACAGCTCGTCCAGTGTGCCGAGCCCACCCGGAAGCACTATGAAGCCGTGAGCGTACTTGACGAACATC
Protein-coding sequences here:
- a CDS encoding DivIVA domain-containing protein; this translates as MSFFLVFLAILLAGGLAWFAVDVARGSSRGNQPEGLAEPPADLAPVLLPEHPNPEDIDAIRFALAFRGYRMDQVDQVLVRLRDRIGVQAALIEALTAQLKSTRASGIRPGGADGAVHDG